The following coding sequences are from one Methanomicrobiales archaeon HGW-Methanomicrobiales-1 window:
- a CDS encoding isoleucine--tRNA ligase — MKEVAANFNAKVIESAIQENWRTNDTYATVKQHRSQGKPFFFVDGPPYTTGTIHLGTAWNKILKDSILRYHRMNGRHVIDRAGYDMHGLPIEVKVEQALGFKSKKDIEKYGIQKFIEQCREFAIKNKLLMDDQFANLGVWLDFPGAYKTVMPEYIEAAWWTLAKAEDKGMLERGYRVVNWCPRCETAIADAEVEYADENDPSVFVKFPLKGKPNEFLVIWTTTPWTLPANVAVAISKDFLYAKVLAKKDEKETLLWIAEPLVKAVLKKGRCKDYSIVETKKGAELVGWEYESPLASCVPLQCEIAHKVLAADFVELENTGMVHIAPGHGWDDFVLGTKEGLAIVCPVDGAGKFKEEAGIFAGQFVRDSNENVLVALGDHLFAKEIITHRYGHCWRCKTPIIFRATSQWFLKISEMRELMLKEVEKVTWYPEWAGSARFYDWIKDARDWCISRQRYWGIPIPVWVCPKCDAYRVIGTIAELEERSGKPLADPHRPYVDDVTIPCTCGGTMKRVEDIFDVWFDSAVASWATVGFPGKTQDFENLWPADFITEGQDQTRGWFYSQLGASTIAFGKAPYKSVCMHGFALDAEGKKMSKSLGNVVTPEEVIAKVGVDVLRLYILSSSAPWDDLKFNWDGVGTVNRTANILWNVYRFPVPYMILDKFEPVNTGGVWDDAYIRSHLRQMADEDRFIISRINSVAATVDAAIKECQLHRATRELINFILEDLSRWYVQLVRERMWLEGESESKHFAYETIYYVLRRLIGLLAPVCPHITEEIYQNLRCANDPVSVHLLDWNKGEPALVDIALEEAVGIVRSFDEASANARQAGKRKLRWPVAEVVVVTDSEPVKDAIGKRLNAVCKDRANAKTVRVVAGRWERIGWKAEPVMKALGKGFGKDSFAVKTLIEGADGNLLKAEISAGRTVNLGEGAAVFAIGADHVTFTELLPPEVFSAPMPDATVYVDIQLTPELEAEGYAREVIRRINEMRKQLDLAVEDFIVADAAVADERICALIQDSWRTGIMEEVRARELAIHNTGAAAKTYEMVKDWDVEGVAMTIGISKTA, encoded by the coding sequence CGAGCAGGCGCTCGGCTTCAAGTCCAAAAAGGATATCGAGAAGTACGGTATCCAGAAGTTCATCGAGCAGTGCCGGGAGTTTGCGATCAAGAACAAACTCTTAATGGACGACCAGTTCGCCAATCTCGGGGTCTGGCTCGATTTCCCCGGAGCGTACAAGACCGTCATGCCCGAATACATTGAAGCGGCATGGTGGACACTTGCGAAGGCAGAAGACAAGGGCATGCTCGAACGCGGGTACCGGGTTGTGAACTGGTGCCCCCGGTGCGAGACGGCAATCGCTGACGCTGAAGTGGAATACGCAGACGAGAACGACCCCTCGGTTTTCGTCAAGTTCCCCCTCAAAGGAAAGCCAAATGAATTCCTTGTCATCTGGACAACAACCCCGTGGACCCTGCCGGCCAATGTTGCCGTAGCGATTTCAAAGGATTTCCTGTACGCAAAAGTGCTCGCCAAAAAAGACGAGAAAGAGACGCTTCTCTGGATTGCAGAGCCTCTTGTAAAGGCGGTGCTCAAGAAGGGGCGCTGCAAAGATTACTCCATTGTTGAGACAAAGAAGGGCGCCGAACTCGTGGGATGGGAATATGAATCCCCGCTCGCCTCCTGCGTACCGCTCCAGTGCGAGATCGCCCACAAAGTCCTTGCCGCAGATTTTGTTGAACTGGAAAATACCGGCATGGTGCATATCGCGCCCGGGCATGGCTGGGACGACTTCGTGCTCGGCACAAAAGAGGGGCTTGCCATTGTCTGCCCGGTGGATGGTGCCGGGAAATTTAAAGAAGAAGCCGGGATCTTTGCCGGCCAGTTCGTCCGGGATTCCAACGAGAACGTGCTGGTGGCTCTTGGGGATCACCTGTTTGCAAAGGAGATTATCACCCACCGCTACGGTCACTGCTGGCGCTGCAAGACCCCGATCATCTTCCGGGCCACCTCGCAGTGGTTCTTAAAGATCTCCGAGATGCGGGAACTGATGCTTAAGGAAGTCGAGAAGGTCACCTGGTATCCCGAATGGGCCGGCAGTGCACGCTTCTACGACTGGATCAAGGATGCCCGCGACTGGTGTATCTCGCGCCAGCGTTACTGGGGTATCCCGATCCCGGTCTGGGTCTGCCCGAAATGCGATGCCTACCGCGTCATCGGCACCATCGCGGAACTCGAGGAACGCAGCGGGAAACCACTTGCAGATCCGCACCGTCCGTATGTGGATGATGTCACGATCCCGTGCACCTGCGGCGGTACGATGAAACGGGTCGAGGATATCTTCGATGTCTGGTTCGATTCTGCCGTGGCTTCGTGGGCTACGGTCGGGTTCCCCGGAAAAACGCAGGACTTCGAGAACCTCTGGCCTGCTGATTTCATAACCGAAGGCCAGGACCAGACCCGGGGCTGGTTCTATTCCCAGCTCGGTGCCAGCACAATTGCGTTTGGCAAAGCGCCCTACAAGAGCGTCTGCATGCACGGGTTTGCCCTCGATGCCGAGGGAAAGAAGATGTCAAAAAGCCTCGGCAATGTAGTCACTCCTGAAGAAGTGATTGCAAAAGTGGGCGTGGATGTACTCAGGCTTTACATCCTCTCCTCTTCCGCACCGTGGGATGACCTCAAGTTCAACTGGGATGGTGTCGGCACGGTCAATCGTACGGCCAACATCCTCTGGAATGTGTACCGCTTCCCGGTACCGTACATGATCCTCGACAAATTCGAACCGGTAAACACCGGCGGGGTCTGGGACGATGCCTATATCCGCTCACACCTCCGGCAGATGGCCGACGAAGACCGTTTCATCATCTCCCGGATCAACTCGGTGGCTGCCACGGTCGATGCCGCGATCAAGGAGTGCCAGCTCCACCGGGCTACCCGGGAACTGATCAACTTCATCTTAGAAGATCTCTCGCGCTGGTATGTCCAGCTCGTCCGCGAACGGATGTGGCTCGAAGGCGAATCCGAGAGCAAGCACTTTGCCTACGAGACGATCTACTATGTCTTGCGCCGACTCATCGGCCTTCTCGCCCCGGTCTGCCCGCATATCACCGAAGAGATTTACCAGAACCTGCGGTGCGCAAACGATCCCGTGAGCGTGCACCTGCTCGACTGGAACAAAGGCGAACCCGCACTGGTTGACATCGCGCTCGAAGAGGCAGTCGGGATCGTCCGTTCATTTGATGAAGCATCTGCGAATGCCCGCCAGGCCGGCAAGCGCAAACTCCGCTGGCCGGTGGCTGAAGTGGTCGTAGTCACGGATTCCGAACCGGTCAAGGATGCGATCGGCAAGCGTCTCAACGCGGTCTGCAAGGACCGGGCCAATGCCAAGACCGTCCGCGTTGTAGCGGGCAGGTGGGAGCGTATCGGCTGGAAAGCAGAACCGGTCATGAAGGCACTCGGAAAAGGTTTCGGGAAAGATTCCTTTGCCGTAAAAACACTCATCGAGGGAGCAGATGGCAACCTGCTCAAGGCAGAGATCAGTGCCGGGCGAACGGTGAACCTTGGAGAAGGGGCTGCCGTCTTTGCTATCGGTGCCGATCACGTGACCTTTACCGAACTGCTCCCACCCGAAGTGTTCTCGGCGCCGATGCCGGATGCCACGGTATATGTCGACATTCAGTTGACTCCTGAACTGGAGGCAGAAGGCTATGCCCGAGAAGTGATCCGCAGGATAAACGAGATGCGCAAGCAGCTCGATCTCGCAGTCGAGGATTTCATCGTTGCCGATGCCGCTGTTGCAGATGAACGAATCTGTGCCCTGATACAGGATTCATGGCGTACGGGAATTATGGAAGAAGTGCGGGCACGGGAACTTGCAATTCATAATACCGGTGCAGCGGCAAAAACCTACGAGATGGTCAAAGACTGGGATGTCGAAGGCGTTGCGATGACGATTGGCATTTCGAAAACAGCATAA
- a CDS encoding tRNA 5'-guanylyltransferase, producing the protein MENRELFSNLTTIPPIFVRLDGRSFHRLTETLGLEKPFDEFFNTSMCMVCSSLLSESGLNPDFAFTFSDEISLYFTQLPFNGRVEKIDSVAASFAASSLTLALGGTTLLSFDARVIPATPAFALEYLANRQNEAWRNHINGYCQQVLIEEGMNGKKAAEHLKGLPSKELHEMMHVRGFNLAMTPAWQRRGVLVYKKLTEKEGFNPITEETVVVERSAVTVDKDLPLFTSDEGKVFLEKLIGSL; encoded by the coding sequence ATGGAAAACCGTGAACTTTTTTCAAATCTTACGACGATTCCCCCCATTTTCGTACGGCTTGACGGGCGATCATTCCACCGGCTGACCGAAACGCTCGGTCTTGAAAAACCATTTGACGAGTTTTTCAATACTTCGATGTGCATGGTCTGCAGTTCCCTCCTGTCGGAGAGCGGTCTGAATCCTGATTTCGCGTTCACATTCTCCGATGAGATCAGCCTGTATTTCACCCAGCTCCCGTTCAATGGCCGGGTGGAGAAGATCGATTCGGTGGCGGCATCGTTTGCCGCAAGTTCACTTACGCTCGCACTGGGGGGAACTACGCTGCTCTCTTTCGATGCCCGGGTAATCCCAGCAACACCGGCATTTGCCCTGGAATATCTTGCCAACCGGCAGAACGAGGCATGGCGCAACCACATAAACGGCTACTGCCAGCAGGTGCTGATCGAAGAAGGGATGAACGGGAAGAAAGCCGCAGAACATCTCAAGGGCCTTCCCTCAAAAGAACTCCACGAGATGATGCACGTGCGGGGATTCAATCTCGCCATGACGCCGGCCTGGCAGCGCCGTGGCGTGCTGGTGTACAAGAAGCTCACCGAGAAAGAGGGGTTCAACCCGATTACCGAAGAGACCGTTGTTGTGGAGCGGAGTGCAGTCACGGTGGACAAGGACCTTCCGCTGTTCACGAGCGATGAAGGAAAAGTGTTTCTGGAAAAATTAATTGGATCCCTGTGA
- a CDS encoding photosystem reaction center subunit H translates to MESQITDLFGLQIYTDKGMFVGEVEDVVIDVDSKKIEGVVVGKVNDQLFELKNYKGLKIPYRIISAIDDIVLIRHLPGAFSSGSGNGEE, encoded by the coding sequence ATGGAAAGCCAGATTACCGATTTGTTCGGACTCCAGATCTACACCGATAAAGGCATGTTTGTCGGCGAAGTCGAGGATGTTGTCATCGATGTTGACAGCAAGAAAATTGAAGGTGTCGTGGTTGGCAAGGTCAACGACCAGCTCTTCGAGCTGAAGAACTACAAGGGACTCAAGATCCCGTACCGCATCATCAGTGCTATTGATGACATTGTCCTGATCCGTCATCTGCCGGGTGCATTCTCCTCCGGCTCAGGCAACGGCGAAGAGTAA